From Tachypleus tridentatus isolate NWPU-2018 chromosome 8, ASM421037v1, whole genome shotgun sequence, a single genomic window includes:
- the LOC143223144 gene encoding antiviral innate immune response effector IFIT1-like, which yields MDDQSIRLRQLECHCKWKLKIPFSNKTVQKINDNLTDWMKTAKPDIQELSFLLLGYIYMTGLEDGLYEVNLLKAEAYLSEAKEISQSITEKTPFYLFNALEAHRYHMLGQIENCESRLELAEALWEEIKNDPKQMAWLHGARGFALFECAFQNYEEALHSFDEGLKLNPEEPLWHYMKGLILARLRRNKKNKIPTQDELESLYKAISLSNEDNADYIITYTLSLSSIWFNNKRDNSLKKKILGYLENFKM from the coding sequence ATGGATGATCAATCTATTAGACTTCGTCAACTGGAATGCCATTGCAAGTGGAAGCTGAAAATCCCTTTTAGCAACAAAACTGTCCAAAAGATAAACGACAATTTGACAGATTGGATGAAAACAGCGAAGCCCGATATTCAAGAACTAAGCTTTCTTCTTCTTGGATACATTTATATGACTGGTCTGGAGGACGGTTTGTACGAAGTAAACTTATTAAAAGCAGAAGCTTATTTATCTGAAGCAAAAGAAATATCTCAGAGCATTACTGAAAAaacacctttttatttgtttaatgcgCTGGAAGCCCATAGATATCATATGCTAGGCCAAATAGAGAATTGTGAAAGCCGACTGGAATTGGCAGAAGCATTATGGGAAGAAATTAAGAACGACCCGAAACAAATGGCTTGGTTACATGGAGCCCGTGGTTTTGCTTTGTTCGAATgtgcatttcaaaattatgaagaaGCTTTACATTCATTTGATGAAGGTCTAAAATTAAATCCAGAAGAACCGTTGTGGCATTACATGAAGGGACTGATTTTAGCAAGATTACGccggaataaaaaaaataaaatccctACTCAGGATGAACTGGAAAGTCTTTACAAAGCCATTAGCCTATCGAATGAAGATAATGCAGACTATATTATCACTTACACTTTATCGCTATCAAGTATATGGTTCAACAATAAAAGAGACAACTcgttgaaaaagaaaatacttgGATATCTCGAAAACTTCAAAATGTGA